A section of the Cololabis saira isolate AMF1-May2022 chromosome 16, fColSai1.1, whole genome shotgun sequence genome encodes:
- the tmem151bb gene encoding transmembrane protein 151B: MSPPAPAPPAGEEEPREEQRPLKQSLSKSFCRESFWKCLLLSVLMYGCMGVMVWCHVTKVTRLTFDSAFKGKSMMYHDSPCSDGYIYIPLALLGMLYLVYLVECWHCHVTSELQHKVDVEGIYERIQRMKQAKPCIWWKAISYHYVRRTRQVTRYRNGDAYTSTQVYHERVNTHVAEAEFDYGHCGVKDVSKQLLALEKSPLTKMRFTKCFSFANVESENSYLTQRARFFTDNEGLDDYMEAREGMHLKNIDLKEYVMVLSDPERCPWYLSHYVFWFASFLTFSWPLRVFTEYRTAYVHYRVEKLFGHDYLPVTPCEDRPYWRRIPRVNTIDSTELEWHIRSNQQLVPSYSEAGLMDLAQCPSGFSGVRQNCERCHRAVSCSSVFSRSALSICTGAGARIPFSGSRFSLARRYGSQRSCFWRSGSLDDPESPGENTRCLAERVAADEEEPPDYDDALCYPVLIVHCSENCHNHRSFHRNGSCVETSL, translated from the exons ATGTCGCCTCCAGCCCCCGCGCCCCCCGCGGGGGAGGAAGAGCCCCGGGAGGAG CAACGGCCTCTGAAGCAGTCTCTGAGCAAGTCCTTTTGCAGAGAGAGTTTTTGGAAATGTCTCCTGCTGTCCGTCCTCATGTACGGCTGCATGGGAGTGATGGTTTGGTGTCACGTCACCAAGGTGACGCGGCTCACCTTCGACAGCGCCTTCAAAGGGAAGTCCATGATGTACCACGACAGCCCCTGCTCCGACGGCTACATCTACATCCCCCTGGCCCTGCTGGGCATGCTGTACCTGGTCTACCTGGTGGAGTGCTGGCACTGCCACGTGACCAGCGAGCTGCAGCACAAGGTGGACGTGGAGGGAATCTACGAGCGCATCCAGAGGATGAAGCAGGCCAAGCCCTGCATCTGGTGGAAGGCCATCAGCTACCACTACGTCCGGCGGACCAGGCAG GTGACGCGCTACCGGAACGGCGACGCCTACACCAGCACGCAGGTCTACCACGAGCGCGTCAACACCCACGTGGCCGAGGCGGAGTTCGACTACGGCCACTGCGGCGTCAAGGACGTCTCCAAGCAGCTGCTGGCTCTGGAGAAGTCCCCGCTCACCAAGATGCGGTTCACCAAGTGCTTTAGTTTCGCCAACGTGGAATCGGAGAACTCTTACCTCACGCAGAGAGCGAGGTTTTTCACCGACAACGAAGGCCTTGACGACTACATGGAGGCCAGGGAGGGCATGCACCTGAAAAACATCGACCTGAAGGAGTATGTGATGGTGCTCTCGGACCCGGAGCGCTGCCCCTGGTACCTCTCCCACTACGTCTTCTGGTTCGCCTCTTTCCTCACCTTCTCCTGGCCTCTCAGAGTCTTCACCGAGTACCGCACGGCCTACGTCCACTACCGCGTGGAGAAGCTTTTCGGGCACGATTACCTCCCTGTGACGCCGTGCGAGGACCGGCCGTACTGGCGCCGCATCCCGCGCGTCAACACCATCGACAGCACGGAGCTGGAGTGGCACATCCGCTCCAACCAGCAGCTGGTGCCCAGCTACTCGGAGGCCGGCCTCATGGACCTGGCCCAGTGCCCGTCCGGCTTCAGCGGCGTCCGGCAGAACTGCGAGCGCTGCCACCGGGCCGTCAGCTGCTCCTCCGTGTTCTCCCGGAGCGCGCTGAGCATCTGCACCGGCGCCGGCGCCCGCATCCCCTTCAGCGGCAGCCGCTTCTCGCTGGCGCGGCGCTACGGCTCCCAGCGCAGCTGCTTCTGGAGGAGCGGCAGCCTGGACGACCCGGAGAGTCCCGGGGAAAACACCCGCTGCCTGgcggagcgcgtcgccgcggaCGAGGAGGAGCCGCCGGACTACGACGACGCTCTCTGCTACCCCGTCCTCATCGTCCACTGTAGCGAAAACTGCCACAACCACAGGTCTTTCCACAGAAACGGCTCCTGTGTGGAGACTTCTTTATGA